One region of Juglans microcarpa x Juglans regia isolate MS1-56 chromosome 7S, Jm3101_v1.0, whole genome shotgun sequence genomic DNA includes:
- the LOC121241580 gene encoding bidirectional sugar transporter N3-like: MAIMNSHHAWTFTFGILGNIISFMVYLAPLPTFYRIFRKKSTEGFQSIPYLVALFSAMLWLYYALLKKDAVLLITINLFGCFIETIYISMFIAYAPKAPRNLTLKMFASMNMGVFSLIVLTSQFLVKSSYRVQVLGWICVAISVSVFAAPLSIVAQVIRTRSVEFMPISLSFFLTLCAVMWFGYGLFLKDICVALPNVLGFILGLLQMLLYGIYRNSTKKVIGENKLPEHIKSIVIISTLGTLEVYPVDAQPYADGGDDHDVKRDGAKEEPEEQREEPEKSMESPGPDLQAIECAV; encoded by the exons ATGGCAATTATGAACAGTCACCACGCATGGACATTTACCTTTGGCATCTTAG GTaacatcatttcattcatgGTGTACTTGGCTCCACT GCCGACATTTTACCGAATTTTCAGGAAGAAATCAACTGAAGGTTTCCAATCGATACCGTATCTGGTGGCATTGTTCAGTGCCATGCTTTGGCTGTACTACGCGTTACTCAAAAAGGATGCCGTGCTTCTCATCACCATCAACCTATTTGGATGTTTCATAGAGACGATTTACATCAGCATGTTCATTGCTTACGCCCCAAAGGCTCCCAGG AATTTGACCCTCAAAATGTTTGCTTCTATGAACATGGGGGTGTTCTCCTTGATCGTTCTCACTTCACAGTTTCTGGTGAAAAGTTCATACCGTGTCCAAGTTCTGGGATGGATATGCGTTGCAATTTCTGTGAGTGTGTTTGCAGCTCCCTTGAGCATTGTG gcACAGGTAATTCGAACCAGGAGTGTTGAGTTTATGCCGATCAGCCTATCGTTTTTCCTCACATTGTGCGCCGTGATGTGGTTTGGTTATGGTCTGTTCCTGAAGGACATTTGCGTTGCA CTACCAAACGTCCTGGGTTTTATCCTGGGGCTACTTCAGATGCTGCTGTACGGAATATACAGAAACAGTACCAAGAAGGTCATAGGGGAGAATAAACTCCCAGAGCACATAAAAAGCATCGTGATCATAAGCACGCTAGGGACTTTAGAAGTCTACCCGGTCGATGCTCAGCCATATGCTGATGGTGGCGATGATCATGATGTGAAAAGAGATGGCGCGAAAGAAGAGCCTGAAGAACAAAGAGAGGAGCCTGAGAAAAGCATGGAAAGCCCGGGTCCAGATCTCCAAGCAATCGAATGTGCAGTTTAA